One part of the Podarcis muralis chromosome 3, rPodMur119.hap1.1, whole genome shotgun sequence genome encodes these proteins:
- the PNISR gene encoding arginine/serine-rich protein PNISR → MWDQSGQPWQQWPLNQQQWMQSFQHQQDPSQIDWAALAQAWIAQREASGQQSVVEQQGMMPNGQEMTGMEPGPNNHGNFQGDPNFNRMWQPDWSMPHQPPHPPPEQPWIPPAPGPMDIVPPSEDSNSQDSGEFAPDNRHIFSQNNHNFGGPPPDNFAMGPVNQFDYQHGANFGPPQGGFHPPYWQPGPPGPPGPPAPPAPPQNRRERPAFRDRQRSPITLPAKQETPQIDAVKRRTLPAWIREGLEKMEREKQKKLEKERMEQQRSQLSKKEKKENAHTGEEDGPRLPQKSKFDSDEEDEDLDNVEATSSGKVSRSPSPAPQEEQSEPEMTEEEKEYQMMLLTKMLLTEILLDVTNEEIYYVAKDAHRKAIKAPAKQLAQSSALASLTGLGGLGGYGSGDSDDERSDRGSESSDTDDEELRHRIRQKQEAFWRKEREQQLLLEKQLEEEKLQNEKIAKEMSELTSKEQNSSSPPEDAKEEVEADVFSEKKKSPKQMTPDAEPKKEVKEKERIGRSRSKSSSSGSSSANSRSSSSSSSSSTASSSSYSSSSGSSRSSSHSSSPKRKKRRSHSRSPTHKVRRSRSRSYSHRNRRERSRSRGKVRERRRSSRHRSADRGERRRNRSPSHDRNWERRRSDSHSRDRLASLSTRSGSRDRRKSEDQRRSESGNRHKHSHDSKVQERKKERSRSLEKDKKKNRERERDQEKRKEKQRKEEKDSKAGNHDERLKRKRDSERTVSRSDSVSAKTLRHDSRQESKKSSTKESKKHSGSESSTRSSSESPGSSKEKKSKKAKHSRSRSVEKSQRSGKKASRKHKSKSRSRSMTPPRRKR, encoded by the exons ATGTGGGATCAAAGCGGACAGCCTTGGCAACAGTGGCCTTTGAATCAGCAGCAATGGATGCAGTCATTTCAGCACCAGCAAGATCCAA GCCAAATTGACTGGGCAGCATTAGCGCAAGCATGGATTGCTCAGCGAGAAGCTTCGGGGCAGCAGAGTGTAGTGGAACAGCAAGGGATGATGCCAAATGGCCAGGAGATGACAGGCATGGAGCCTGGTCCAAACAACCATGGCAACTTTCAGGGTGATCCAAACTTcaacagaatgtggcagccag ACTGGAGCATGCCCCACCAACCCCCTCATCCACCTCCAGAGCAGCCATGGATTCCTCCAGCGCCAGGCCCAATGGATATTGTTCCTCCGTCAGAAGACAGCAACAGTCAGGACAGTGGGGAATTTGCCCCTGACAACAGGCATATATTTAGTCAGAATAATCACAACTTTGGGGGACCACCACCTGATAACTTTGCAATGGGCCCAGTGAACCAGTTTGACTATCAG CATGGGGCTAATTTTGGTCCACCTCAAGGTGGGTTTCATCCACCTTACTGGCAGCCTGGACCACCAGGCCCTCCAGGTCCTCCAGCACCTCCTGCACCACCTCAGAATCGAAGGGAGAGGCCAGCATTCAGAGATCGCCAGCGTTCACCTATCACATTACCTGCAAAACAGGAGACTCCTCAAATCG ATGCTGTTAAACGACGAACTCTGCCTGCATGGATTCGTGAGGGCCTAGAGAAGATGGAACGAGAAAAGCAAAAGAAGCTAGAGAAAGAGCGAATGGAGCAGCAGCGCTCTCAGTTgtctaagaaagaaaaaaaggaaaatgctcaCACAGGAGAAGAAGATGGACCACGGTTACCTCAGAAAAGTAAATTT GATAGtgatgaagaagatgaagatCTTGATAACGTAGAAGCTACAAGTAGTGGAAAAGTCAGTAGAAGTCCCTCTCCAGCTCCTCAAGAGGAGCAAAGCGAACCAGAAAtgacagaggaagaaaaggagtaTCAGATG ATGTTGCTGACAAAAATGCTGCTGACAGAAATTCTCCTAGATGTCACAAATGAAGAAATATATTACGTGGCTAAAGATGCCCATCGTAAAGCAATAAAAG CTCCTGCAAAACAGCTGGCACAGTCCAGTGCATTGGCTTCCCTTACTGGACTTG GTGGACTGGGTGGTTATGGATCAGGAGACAGTGACGATGAGAGGAGCGACAGAGGCTCTGAGTCATCCGATACTGATGACGAGGAACTGCGACACAGAATCAGGCAAAAACAAGAAGCATtttggagaaaggagagagaacagCAGCTATTGCTAGAGAAACAGCTGGAAG AAGAAAAGCTCCAGAATGAGAAAATTGCAAAAGAGATGAGTGAACTCACCAGtaaagagcaaaacagcagttCACCACCAGAGGATGCAAAAGAAGAGGTGGAGGCGGATGTGTTCAGTGAAAAGAAAAAATCTCCAAAGCAAATGACACCAGATGCTGAACCCAAAAAAGAggttaaagaaaaagagagaatagGGAGAAGTAGGTCAAAAAGTTCAAGCAGTGGTAGTTCGAGTGCCAACAGCAgaagtagcagcagtagtagcagcagcagcacagcctcTAGTTCATCCTATAGCAGTAGCTCTGGCAGCAGTCGCAGCTCTTCACATTCTTCTTCCCCTAAAAGGAAAAAGAGGCGTAGCCACAGTAGATCACCTACACATAAGGTTAGGCGCAGCAGAAGCAGGAGCTATTCTCACAGAAACAGGAGAGAGAGGAGCAGGAGTAGGGGCAAGGTAAGAGAAAGGCGGAGATCTAGTAGACATAGGAGTGCAGACAGGGGGGAGAGGAGGCGAAATCGTAGTCCTTCCCATGACCGAAACTGGGAGAGGCGTAGAAGTGATAGTCACTCAAGGGATAGACTTGCTAGCCTTTCCACTCGTAGCGGGAGTCGAGATAGGCGTAAAAGTGAGGACCAGCGTAGAAGTGAAAGTGGAAACAGGCACAAACACAGCCACGATAGTAAAGTTCAGGAGAGGAAAAAGGAACGCAGCAGGAGCCTagaaaaagacaagaaaaagaacagagagagggagagagaccagGAGAAGCgcaaagagaaacagagaaaagaagaaaaagacagtAAAGCTGGCAATCATGATGAGAGATTAAAGAGGAAAAGAGATAGTGAAAGAACGGTCTCTCGTAGCGATTCAGTTTCCGCAAAAACATTAAGGCATGATTCTAGGCAGGAAAGCAAGAAAAGTTCTACCAAAGAGAGCAAAAAGCACTCAGGTTCGGAATCTAGCACAAGGAGCAGTTCTGAGTCACcaggcagcagcaaagaaaagaaGTCTAAGAAAGCAAAGCATAGTCGGTCGCGGTCCGTGGAGAAATCTCAAAGGTCTGGTAAGAAGGCAAGCCGCAAACACAAGTCTAAATCACGATCAAG ATCAATGACTCCTCCACGTCGTAAACGCTGA